A genomic window from Elaeis guineensis isolate ETL-2024a chromosome 3, EG11, whole genome shotgun sequence includes:
- the LOC105034002 gene encoding protein NRT1/ PTR FAMILY 3.1 → MSEEMEGAEQKGDHALQDEKRKGGIRTMPFIFANEISEKLAVVGFQANMISYLTLQLHMPLAKAATTLTNFGGTASLTPLIGAFLADAYVGRFWAVTVSSIIYQIGMISLTVSAIMPQFRPPPCTSNQNCMEASAWQLAVLYVSLLLTALGAGGIRACVVAFGADQFDESDPKEKTKTWNFFNWYYFCMGVSMLLAVTVVVYIQDNVGWGLGLGIPTVAMAISVVSFVLGYRMYRRLEPSGSPFTRLAQVVVAAVRKRKLPMVSDPSCLYVNEEMDAPISLSGKLVHTKQLRFLDKAAIITEEDRRQPNPWRLSTVHRVEELKSVIRMAPIWAAGILVITASTQQYTFSLQQARTMDRRFSPASSFRIPPGSMTVFTMLAMLLTITLYDRALIPLARRFTGLDRGISFLHRMGIGFAISTLATLVAGLVEVRRKAAAAAAGILNDPSTIVPISVFWLVPQYALHGVAEAFTSIGHLEFFYDQAPESMRSTATALFWMSISVGSYVSTMLVSVVHHYSAGPGGSNWLPDNLNRGRLEYFYWIITLLQLLNLVYYAICAKFYTYKPLQLRRRKEEEAVELSSKV, encoded by the exons ATGAGCGAAGAGATGGAGGGAGCGGAGCAGAAGGGAGACCATGCCCTCCAagatgaaaaaagaaaaggagggataAGAACAATGCCCTTCATCTTTG CTAATGAGATTTCCGAGAAGTTGGCCGTCGTTGGCTTCCAGGCTAACATGATCAGTTACTTAACGCTACAGCTTCACATGCCACTGGCCAAGGCTGCCACCACCCTCACAAACTTCGGCGGCACCGCCAGCTTGACACCGCTCATTGGGGCCTTCCTCGCCGATGCCTACGTCGGCCGCTTCTGGGCCGTCACCGTCTCCTCGATCATATACCAAATA GGAATGATTAGTCTGACGGTGTCGGCCATCATGCCGCAGTTCCGTCCGCCACCATGCACTTCGAACCAAAATTGCATGGAGGCGTCGGCGTGGCAGCTCGCAGTGCTTTACGTATCGCTCCTACTGACCGCGCTGGGCGCCGGTGGCATCCGGGCCTGCGTGGTGGCCTTCGGGGCGGACCAGTTCGACGAATCGGACCCCAAGGAGAAGACCAAGACGTGGAACTTCTTCAACTGGTACTACTTCTGCATGGGCGTGTCGATGCTCCTGGCAGTGACGGTGGTGGTGTACATCCAGGACAACGTCGGATGGGGTCTGGGTCTCGGCATCCCGACCGTCGCCATGGCGATATCGGTGGTCTCCTTCGTCTTAGGCTACAGGATGTACCGCCGCTTGGAGCCGTCTGGTAGCCCTTTCACTAGGCTCGCGCAGGTTGTGGTCGCCGCCGTGAGGAAGAGGAAGCTGCCCATGGTCTCCGATCCTAGCTGCCTCTATGTAAATGAAGAGATGGATGCTCCCATTTCTCTCTCAGGGAAGCTTGTGCACACCAAACAACTGAG ATTCTTGGACAAGGCTGCCATTATAACTGAAGAAGACCGGCGGCAGCCGAACCCATGGCGGCTGAGCACCGTGCACCGGGTGGAGGAGCTCAAATCGGTGATCCGGATGGCCCCCATCTGGGCCGCCGGCATCCTCGTCATCACCGCCTCCACCCAGCAGTACACCTTCTCCCTCCAGCAGGCCCGCACCATGGACCGCCGCTTCTCGCCGGCGTCCTCCTTCCGCATCCCGCCGGGCTCCATGACAGTCTTCACCATGCTGGCCATGCTCCTCACCATCACCCTCTACGACCGCGCCCTCATCCCTCTCGCCCGCCGCTTCACCGGCCTCGACCGCGGCATCTCCTTCCTCCACCGCATGGGCATCGGCTTCGCCATCTCCACCCTCGCCACCCTCGTCGCCGGCCTCGTCGAGGTCCGCCGCAAGGCGGCCGCAGCCGCCGCTGGCATCCTCAACGACCCCTCCACCATCGTCCCCATCTCCGTCTTCTGGCTCGTTCCCCAGTATGCGTTGCATGGCGTCGCCGAGGCCTTCACCTCGATCGGCCACCTCGAGTTCTTCTACGACCAGGCGCCCGAGAGCATGCGGAGCACCGCCACGGCGCTCTTCTGGATGTCGATATCGGTGGGGAGCTACGTCAGCACCATGCTCGTCTCTGTGGTTCACCACTACAGCGCCGGCCCCGGGGGGTCCAACTGGCTGCCGGATAACCTCAACAGAGGCAGGTTGGAGTATTTTTATTGGATCATCACGTTGCTTCAGCTGCTGAATCTTGTGTACTACGCAATATGTGCCAAATTCTATACATATAAACCGTTGCAGCTCCGGCGACGAAAGGAGGAGGAAGCTGTCGAGCTCTCCAGCAAGGTTTAA